A genomic segment from Aspergillus puulaauensis MK2 DNA, chromosome 1, nearly complete sequence encodes:
- the GPI12 gene encoding PIG-L family deacetylase (COG:M;~EggNog:ENOG410PF9B;~InterPro:IPR039516,IPR024078,IPR003737;~PFAM:PF02585;~go_function: GO:0000225 - N-acetylglucosaminylphosphatidylinositol deacetylase activity [Evidence IEA];~go_process: GO:0006506 - GPI anchor biosynthetic process [Evidence IEA]) — MLDMNPQTLVSLGFAIAAIFLFWTLSSTTTSPFARTFPQLYNKRICLLIAHPDDEAMFFAPTLLALTKPELGNHIKILCISSGDADGLGHIRRDELTKSAKRLGIRNDSDVLVLDDPRFQDSMSIEWTKADVASLLTATFAPNNTAGSTKATRKKNKDNQSAPTATIDVLLTFDAGGISNHLNHRSLYHGALHFLTTLMKDAPGYSCPVTMYTLTTTNLLRKYIGVFDAPFTMAKGVLDGLFSFFSGKKGSGKKEDSPSRMLFVSSVGEWMTAQSAMVKAHKSQMVWFRWGWIGIGRYMVVNDLKREGV, encoded by the exons ATGCTCGACATGAACCCACAAACCCTCGTTTCACTCGGCTTTGCAATTGCCGctatttttctcttctggaCTCtatcctccaccaccacgtCGCCTTTCGCCCGCACATTCCCGCAGCTGTACAACAAGCGAATATGCTTGTTGATCGCGCACCCGGACGATGAAGCCATGTTCTTTGCGCCGACTCTACTCGCGCTGACGAAGCCAGAACTTGGAAATCACATCAAAATTCTCTGCATCAGCAGCG GAGACGCCGACGGCCTTGGTCATATCCGCAGAGACGAACTAACGAAAAGCGCCAAACGCCTCGGGATCCGGAACGACTCAGACGTCCTTGTTCTCGATGACCCGCGGTTCCAGGATAGCATGTCAATTGAGTGGACGAAAGCCGACGTCGCGTCTTTACTTACCGCAACTTTCGCACCAAACAACACCGCCGGGAGCACAAAGGCCACGCGCAAGAAGAATAAGGATAATCAGTCCGCCCCGACCGCAACGATCGATGTTCTTCTCACCTTCGATGCAGGCGGTATAAGCAATCATTTGAACCATCGCTCGCTGTATCACGGCGCGCTACACTTCCTGACCACACTCATGAAAGACGCGCCGGGTTATTCTTGCCCCGTAACAATGTACACGCTTACAACGACAAATCTGCTGCGGAAATATATCGGGGTATTTGATGCGCCATTTACGATGGCGAAGGGGGTATTGGATGGGCTGTTTTCGTTCTTCTCTGGAAAGAAGGgctcggggaagaaggaggattCGCCGTCAAGGATGCTGTTTGTTAGCTCCGTGGGGGAGTGGATGACGGCGCAGTCGGCTATGGTCAAGGCACATAAGAGTCAGATGGTCTGGTTTCGgtggggttggattgggattgggaggtaTATGGTTGTTAATGATTTGAAGAGGGAGGGGGTGTGA